The region CTCATGCGGGTGTGGGCCCGAGACCTTTCGGTTACATCCCATGGAGCAGTCCGAAGTCGACGGCCTCGTCCAACCTGCGGTCCTCTCTGGCAGCCTATTCTCCTCCGGTGAGCCCGCGAGCGGTGATGGCATGGATGTCCTCCCCGTTGCCGAAAACCTCGATCATCCTTGCTCCCCGGACATCCGGCTCTCGCCTCCTGCGGCATTCCGCAATTATGAAGCTTTTACAGCTACCAGATGCTTGATGCGGCCTGGCCGCATGGGCAGAAGATCTAATCTTGAGCCTGGCTGAACTCGCGCGGAGCCTCGCTTTGAGCCACCTCGCGTACGATGCTGACAAAGTTCTCGACCAACACCGAGTCGTCTCCCTCAACCCACGCCAGCCCTAACCAACTTGTAGCATCGTCCTCATCTAGAGGCAGATAGACGATGCCCTCACGCCTCACCCGCATAGCCGAACTGGGCAAGATGGATATTCCAACCCCGCTAGCCACCAGCCCCACGATCGTCTGAAGATGAACAGCATGCTGGGCCACATTGGGAAAAGCACCGACGCGTTGGAACAGCTCGATAATCTGCGCATGCAACCCAGGGATTAGCTGGCGGGTAAAGAAGATTAAAGGTAGATCAGCTATTGCTTCTAACGATACACGGTCGAGCGCTTCCAGAGGATGTCCGGAAGGAAGGGCTACCACCAGACGCTCTTCGAAGACCGGCTCAAGATGTATCCCGGGCGCACGTAGCGGCAACCGTACCAGCCCTACCCTTGTCTCGCCGTTGTAGAGGGCGTCTATCTGCTGCGCGCTGGTCAGCTCTCTGAGCTCGAGCTCCACTCCACCGAACCGCTCGCGGAAGAGGCGGATAGCCGGAGGGAGCAAGCTTAAGGTTGCTGAACTCACAAAACCCACCTCAAGCTTCCCTAATAGCCCCCGCTCAGCGCCCTTTGCCGTCTCTTTCGCCCGCTCGACCTCCTCCAGTATCACCCTGGCTCGTTCCAGAAACGCTCGTCCCGAATCAGTCAGCATGACGCGCCTGGTGTTCCGGTCAAAAAGCCGCACGCCAAGCTCTCTTTCCAGAGCTTTGATCTGCAAGCTCAGGGGAGGCTGGCTTATGCGTAGCCGCCTCGCAGCACCGCCAAAGCTTTGTTCTTCGGCAACAGCAACGAAGTAGCGCAACTGACGCAATTCCATGTTTCATTTATATCTCATATCAATGACCGGAGCAAAAATATATTGGACATACAAAAACAGTAGTGCTAGCGTTGCAATCGACGGAACATGTTTGGCGCACAGAAATAAAGGGTGAGGGATGGTTTTCAAGCGTAGATCGGATGGAGCGTAGGGGAGATGCCTGCGTTTTCTCGGGGTGCAGTCGGGCAAGGCGATCGGGCGTGATTTAGCTGGAGGAAACCGAGATGCACACCACCGAAGCTCTGACCTCTGCGGATTTCGGCTTCCAGATCGACGGGCAGAAGGCCTCTCTAGAGGATGTCTTCCCCGGCTTCAATGAGTTTGATCGTCTAGGAGTCGTGGTTCGCCAGCCTGGGGGTGTTACGGGAGCAAGCTGCCTGATCATGGCTGCAATAACGCACTTCTACGACTTCTATAGACCACAACTAGGCAACGCCAGGGGCAGACT is a window of Rubrobacter xylanophilus DSM 9941 DNA encoding:
- a CDS encoding LysR family transcriptional regulator; the protein is MRYFVAVAEEQSFGGAARRLRISQPPLSLQIKALERELGVRLFDRNTRRVMLTDSGRAFLERARVILEEVERAKETAKGAERGLLGKLEVGFVSSATLSLLPPAIRLFRERFGGVELELRELTSAQQIDALYNGETRVGLVRLPLRAPGIHLEPVFEERLVVALPSGHPLEALDRVSLEAIADLPLIFFTRQLIPGLHAQIIELFQRVGAFPNVAQHAVHLQTIVGLVASGVGISILPSSAMRVRREGIVYLPLDEDDATSWLGLAWVEGDDSVLVENFVSIVREVAQSEAPREFSQAQD